CTCGGCGGCGAACATCTCTTCGGCAAATTATCCATGGACTGGAATGCTTCCTACGCCCGTGCTTCCGAAGAACGCCCCAACGAACGCTACCTAGGCTATGAACTGAAGAAACAAAAATTCGATATAGACCTCAATGACATCCGCCGGCCGTTTGCCACAGCGCAGGAAGGCTCCACGCTTGTACTGAACGAAGACTTCAAGTTGCAGGAACTGACAGAACAACAGGAAGACATCGTAGAAGAAGACCTGAAATTCTCAATGAACTTCAAGTTGCCGCTAGCGAAAGGATTCTATAGCAACAAACTTCGTTTCGGCGGTAAGATAGTAAGCAAGAGCAAAGACAAAGACCTGGAGTTCTATGAGTACGAACCTACCGCGGACAATGAAAACGCTTTCAAAGAAAACAGCTTCGCCCATGTCACCGAGCAAAGCAGAAAAGGATATATGCCGGGCGAAAAATACAAAGCAGGCTCGTTTATCAGCAAAGAATATACAGGCGGATTAGACCTGAACAACAGCAACTTATTCACCAAAACCGAAAACCTCGAAGAACTGGCAGGGGAATACAAAGCCAAAGAAACCGTCACAGCCGGCTATATCCGTTTCGACCAAAACTTCGGAAAGAAACTAAGTGCCATGGCAGGAATACGTATCGAACACACACATCTGAAATACAACGGCCGCAAACTGACCCTAGACGCAGACGGCGACCCCGAATCACTGACCGTAACGCCCGACGCAAAAGATAATTATCTGAATATCCTGCCTTCCATCCTGCTTAAATATGATGTTAGCGACGATTTCAAGATTCGCGGCTCATTCACTGAAACACTTTCCCGCCCGAAATACTCGGCACTGATTCCGAATGTCAACATCAACAACAAAGACAATGAACTGACACTGGGAAATCCGGAACTGAAACCGACCACCTCTTTCAACTTCGACCTTAGTGCCGACTATTACTTCAAAAGTGTAGGTCTTGTAAGTCTCGGCATTTTCTACAAAGACATCAACGACTTCATCGTGACACAGACAAGCCGCGGATACGAATACGAAGGCAACTCCTACGATAAATTCATGCAACCGAAGAATGCCGGCGACGCCAATCTTCTCGGGGTAGAAATCGGTTATCAACGTGACTTCGGCTTTATCGCCCCCGCCCTGAAATGTATCGGATTCTACGGAAACTATACCTATACCCACAGCAAAGTAAACAACTTCAACTTCGAAGGACGCGAGAATGAAAAAGACCTGAGACTACCGGGTTCTCCCGAACATACCGCAAACGCTTCTCTCTACTTCGAAAAAGCAGGCCTCAACATTCGCCTGTCCTACAACTTCGCTTCCGACTTCATCGACGAAATGGGCGAAAGTTCTTTCTACGACCGCTACTATGACAAAGTGGACTACATGGATCTGAACGCAAGCTACACATTCGGCAAAAAACTGAAAACAACTTTCTATGCCGAAGCCAACAACTTGCTGAACCAACCGTTGCGTTACTATCAGGGAACGAAAGACCGCACCATGCAATCCGAACACTACGGTGTAAAGATTAATGCCGGCGTAAAAATCAACTTCTAACGATATAAAAAAGACAGCATCCGTTCCTTTAAAAGAAACACCCCGTTGGTTTAAAAGGAACGAAGCGTTGGTTTAAAAGAAACGCCCTCTTCCTTTAAAACAAAAAAAACGAGGGATATCCAGTATAAGAAATCAACATATAAATCATTAATAACCAATCCAATATGAAGGTAAAAAGTTTATTCATTCTTCTCCTGTTCTCCATCTGTACAGTCATCCAGGCACAGATAGCTGACTATTCCATTTTTGACAAGAAATTCAACTTCTACATTGCCAATGACCTGGGTCGCAACGGCTACTATGACCAAAAGCCAATCGCCGAACAAATGGGCACAATGGCGGAAGAGATCGGTCCCGAATTTGTACTTGCCACCGGAGATATTCATCATTTCGAAGGAGTACGCAGCGTGAACGACCCGCTGTGGATGACCAACTACGAACTCATCTACTCTCATCCGGAACTGATGATTGACTGGTTTCCCGTCTTAGGCAACCACGAATATCGTGGAAACACGCAGGCCGTACTGGATTACACCAACGTCAGCCGTCGCTGGTCAATGCCTGCCCGTTACTACACGAAAGCGTTCGAAGAAAAAGGTGCTACCATCCGCATCATTTGGCTCGATACGGCTCCGCTCATTGACAAATACCGCAACGAAACCGACCAATATCCTGATGCCTGCAAGCAAGACGCCAGCGAACAGTTGGCATGGCTGGATTCCGTACTGACCAATGCCAAAGAAGACTGGATTATCGTAGCCGGACATCATCCGATTTATGCCTACACACCGAAAGATGAAAGCGAGCGCCTGGATATGCAGAAACGTGTAGATTCTATTTTGCGGAAACATAAAGTAGATATGTACATTTGCGGACATATCCATAACTTCCAGCATATCAGAGTCTCCGGAAGCGATATCGACTATATCGTCAATTCGGCCGGTTCACTGGCACGCAAAGTAGAGCCGATTGAAGGCACCAAGTTCTGTAGCCCCGAACCGGGTTTCTCTGTCTGTTCCATCGACAAGAAAGAACTTAATTTACGTATGATTGATAAAAAGGGAAATGTGCTTTACACAGTCACCCGAAAGAAATAAATTCTACTCTCAGTGAAAAAACACACAACCCGGGGTGTCTCCTTCGCGATGAAAGGGACACCTCTTATTTTCTATCTTTATTTGTTTCAGATGTATTTATGCCTTTTCAGCAGTATCCGAAGACTTACTTCTACTCAGGTCATCTTTTGGAGTCGTCGTCTCGTTTCCATCCCGCACAGCCATGTAATGCGGTGACATGATTTCTATTCCCGCTTCATTGAACTTATCCTGGATATTCTGATACAAATCCGAATAAATTTGCGACATCCGGTTGGCATCCTTGATATAGGCATTAATCTGATAGACCGGATACCAGTCGCTCAGTGAAGTTTCAAGCACGAACGGACGCGGGTCATCCACCACACCCGGGGTATTCAATGCCGCTTCAATCAGCAAAGGATTCACCCGTCGCCAAGGCACATCATAACCTATCGACACTTCAGTGTGGATAATCAAACCATACTCACGCGCCGAAGTACTGTAATTCACCGTATGCGATGACATGATAAATGAATTAGGCACGGTGACCACTTCATTTTTAGGTGTACGGATACGGGTGACAAGAGGAGTTTTTTCTATAATATTTCCGATGGTATCGTTCAACTTAATCCGGTCGCCCATCTTGAACGGACGCATATAGGTAATCACCAGTCCGGCAATGATATTACCGATAACCGTACTTGAGCCGAGCGAAACAATCAATCCGACAAAGACGGAGATTCCCTGGAACACACCGGAACTAGCCCCCGGCAGATAAGGGTAAATCATCGCAATCATAAATGCATAAAGCAGAAATCGGATGATATGGAAAGTCGGCATCGCCCAGTCCGGGTAGAAACCGTTAAATTTAAGGCGTCCCGCCTCTACCTCACGTGCCAGATAAAGCACCAGACGCACCAGATACTTCACCGCATACCAGATAACGATGATAGTGAACAACTTGGGAATATAATCCACGATACTGACAAAGATACCCCGAATCGGATTCCATATATATCCCAGCAATCGGTATGCCAGCCCTTCTGTCTGCGGGAATATAATAAAAATAAGAGGAACGGTGAACAGCAGTTGCAACGCCATCAGGATATACCGCCCTACACTGGCGAGAAAGACCAGCAGGTTGGCTTGCTTCTGGGTATCAAGCAATTCATATCCTTGAATAGAGACAGGCTTTATCTTCGTATCCTTCAAACGCAGGATGCGTGCTTTCAATTTATGGAACAGCCAGTTTGTGAGACGGAAAAGTAAATACTGTCCGACAATCACCAGTACGAAATAAAGAATCCGCTTTGCCATCCGCCAAATGCTATGTTCAGCCTTCATCTCATGCAGTTTGGAGACAACATTCTCCCGTCTCTCTTTGGCTAGAGAGTCGCGGGAAACCCCTTCCCACAATGCATCCTGGTCTGTAAGGGAAAGCAACACCTTATTGCCATACATCAAATCGGAGACAATATCCGAATGGTCGATAGAAACAGAATCGGGACGGAGATTGAAGCGTTTTCCCAGTTCCTCAACTGCCGCGCCTGTCATTTGCGCCCGTTGCTGGGGAGTATATCCGCCACGTTTGGTAAAAAGATAGAATAAGGTATCGCCATCCGCCACTACAGGTATTCCCTTCGTGAACTGACGCAAAGAGTCGATGCGTTGACGTTGCTGAGCGTATTTCACGGAATCGGCGGTAGCCATCTGGAGTTTCATCTGCTCCATTTCCATGCGCATGTTCGCTTCATTGAGCCGGGATTCTTCCAATGTCTTTTGCAGGCCTGCCACATAGGCAGAGTCCGAATCCCGCTTCAAAGCGGGATGTGTCTCGGCTATGGTATCTCCGGCAAATATCTTTTTAACAGCTTGTTCCAACTGTGCCTGAGCCCCCATTGCAAAGGAAGACACCAGCAACACCAGTACTAATCTTTTTATTCTATTTATTTCCATATCCTATTATTCGCAGATAGTGAATGAAGGTTAATCTCTTTTTTAATTAAAACAGAGCAAACATACGGATTGTTTTTGACATATCAACTCCCAAAATGATTATCTTTGCCACCAAACGGATAAAAATTATGAATATATTGTTTCTTATAGGAGGACTTATCCTCATTCTTTTAGGAGCTAACGGATTAACGGACGGCTCGGCTTCAGTAGCCAAACGCTTTCGTATCCCGCCCATCGTTATCGGGCTTACCATCGTCGCATTCGGTACTTCCGCCCCGGAACTGACGGTCAGTGTTTCTTCCGCCCTCAAAGGCAGTGCGGATATTGCCATAGGTAATGTGGTGGGAAGTAATATCTTCAACACACTGATGATTGTAGGTTGCACCGCCCTGTTTGCCCCGATTGTCATCACCCGGAATACACTAAGAAAGGAGATACCGCTCTGCATACTTTCTTCTATCGTCCTGCTGGTCTGCGCCAATGATGTCTTTTTGGATAAAGCGTCGGAGAATATTCTGAACAGGGTAGACGGTTTATTGCTACTTTGTTTCTTCGCCATCTTCATGGGATATACCTTCGCCATTGCCCGTACTCCGTCCACGCCTGTGGCAGGTGATGCACAGCACCCCGCCCCGCCTGCCGAGGAAGATGAAATCAAATTGCTTCCGTGGTGGAAATCCACCCTTTATATCCTTGGCGGACTCGCCGCACTTATTTATGGCGGACAATTATTCGTCAATGGAGCTACGGGTATTGCCCGCAACCTGGGTGTAAGCGAATCCATTATCGGCTTGACGCTGGTAGCCGCAGGTACTTCCCTGCCGGAACTTGCCACTTCCATCGTAGCCGCACTGAAAAAGAATCCCGAGATTGCCATTGGAAATGTGATCGGCAGCAATCTCTTTAATATCTTCTTCGTACTGGGATGCAGTGCCAGCATTACCCCGCTCCGCCTAAGCGGAATCACTAATTTCGACTTATTCACGCTGGTAGGTTCGTGTATCCTGCTTTGGTTCTTCGGGCTGTTCTTTGCCAAACGGACGATTACACGAATAGAGGGAAGTATCATGATACTTTGCTATGTGGCATATACAGTGGTGCTGATTTATAATACATAAATCAGAATCCCTGTAGTCCATGTACAAACTTGCTTCGAAATCACTTATTTTTTCCCGTTGTCATCAGATTGATTATTTTATATAGCCAGTCTGTCAACGGGATAGGGCAGCTTAACAATCCATCATTCTCTTTAAGATTATTCATCGAGAAACGAATCCTAAAAGGAGGATTGAATTTATTAGTGTAAACAGAAAGACTTTTGCCACTGATACGCGTGTCCGACTTTACTTCTACAGGAACAACCATCGTAGGAAACTGCAAGACAAAATCAACCTCCGCCCTATTCTCCGAACTCCAATAATAGGGCATTACATCATTATTGCCTGACACTAAAGATTGTAAAATGGCATTTTCAGTCAATGCACCCTTAAATTCAGTATAACTATAATTTCCAGAAAGAATAACTTCAGGAGAAAGTTTCGCCAAACGACGTAACAACCCACAATCACAGGCATACACCTTAAACGCAGACAAATCTTGATAGGCACTCAAAGGAAGTCCCGGCTTTGACACATTAAAAATACGGTAAATCAGTCCGGCTTCTTCCAACCAAAGCAAAGCATCTTCGTATTCACGGGCACGAGCGCCCGTTTTAACAATACGGTAAATAAATTTCCTATTTTCTTTAGCTAGTTGGGAAGGTAAAGAACTCCACAAACTATCAATGCGTGGTATATCTACAGGAGAAGCATATTTAGAGAAATCCAGTGTATATAAATCCAAAATATTCTGTAATGTATCCTCCACCGTTTGCATTCCTTTATTTTCCAACAATGCAGTAACTGCTTCCGGCATACCACCACAGATAAGATATCTTTTATATTCCAGCTCCAGTTTATTGAGAATGATTTCCGGCAAAGCCTCCAAAGAGCTTAAAGTATCCACATATTGATAAGTACGTTCGTCAGAGGCCAACAGAAATTCTTTAAAAGTGACAGGAAACATTTTTAGAATCTGTACTTTACCCACAGGTACGGACATCTTCTTTCTACGAATGGCGACTCCCAGCAATGAACCGGCAGCAATCACATGATACTGTGGAGCATCTTCACAAAAATACTTCAAACTATTCAACGCTCCTTCACACATTTGAATCTCATCAAAGATAATAAGTGTCTTTCCCGGTTCAATGGGCACTTCTGTGAAAAGCATCAATTCTTTCAGAATCCGGTTTATGTCCTTGGTCTTCTCAAAAATACTGTTGAGTTCCTCTGTTTTATCAAAATTAAACTCAGCTACATATTCGAAACACTCCTTTCCAAATTCTGACATGATCCATGTTTTCCCAGTTTGGCGCGCACCTTTCAGAAGAATAGGTTTACGGTTTTCGCTATCCTTCCATTGCTTCAAACGCTCAATAATATCTCTACAAATTTTCATATTTTCCATATTTATATGCGGAAAATGTGTAATTCTCCACATTTTCCGCACGTAATAATGGCAAATATAGTATTTTATTTAAATCATTTCTCTATTTCCAAGCTATTTATTTGCACTTCTGTGCAAATAAATAACCCACTAAAAAGAAATCTTATTTCACCTCAACAGCCGTCAATACATTAACTCCATATTTTCCATCTTTGGATACCGCCCAAACCGTATCACCATTCGCACAACGGATAGCATAACGGAAGTTATACTTCAACCTTTCCGAGCCATCCGGTATCCACAGCCCCAGTTTATACTTCCCGGCGGGAACCGACTCCGGCAATTGAAGAGATAAATCAACAGAATGTGTCAACGGCGTATAAGTCGTATCTCCCGGCTGGAACGGCTGCCAGTCCAACGGATTAGCTTCGGTCGGGAATTCCGTAACTTCCCCTTTATCGTCAATCAGCACAAAGTAAACCGGATGCTCTCCAAACACAGTGGCAAAACCTCTGTTTACCAAGTTCAGTTGCAACAGGTTTTCTTTTCCGGTTTGCAACTCGCTTGGTAATTGCAGAGATTGCAATTCGATACGGTAACCCAAATGGTCACGTATATAATCGAACATATTACGCTTCACTTTCGTTCCGTCCTGTTTTTGGAAATAACTGTCGGATACAGGCATATGATGCTGACGGAGAGAATCTTCCGTTATCATTGTTTTCTTCCATACTATCATGGAATATTCGGGCGGGTTATTCTCGTCAAATCTGTTATTGGGATGCTGCTCCTTATAATTATGGATAATGCTCAAGGAAGTATAATGCTGAAGGAACAAGCGTCTTGCCGCTTGCAGACCGTCAATAATCCATCCGGCAGAAGGGCTGTCGGGGTCGGCACCTACGCTCCAAAATCCCCAGGGCAATTCTCCGTCTACTACGAGATAAGGCGATTCCTTCACAATCTGGTCAAACTTGGCTGTTCCTTCGTGCATATCGGCATCCCATCTGTCGGGACGTATCACTATAAAATCATCATGGAACGAAAGTCTTTTATACAGTTCCGGTTTGTCTTTCAGCAGATTCTTAAACTCAGGCAGTCTCACTTGCACATTTCTCTCTTCGGGAACGACTGAAAGCAATTTCTCCAATACCGCAGCTTTTGTCTCTTCGGAGTTCTCCAAGCCTTGAATAGAACTATGCCACTCTCCCCATGCGCCAATCATTCCGGCTTGCATTACCAGAATCAAGTCTTTATTCTTCTCCAGAAAAGGTTTCAACTGGTCCAGATGCTCCAATATCTGTTCTCCGGTAGGCCCTGTGGCAGCTCTTCCCATAAAATCTCTTTCGTAGGCAAAACGCAATACGGCTTTCTTTCCCTGCTTCTGCAATTCATCAAAGTACGTCTGCATGGTTTGAAAATTCTCTTCGGACAGCTTCTCACCTATCAGATAGGTAAGATAGAAATAACTTTGGGAAAGCGAAACACTGTCCGCCACGTACTTTTCCGACAGTTCCACCAACTCTTTCGTAGGAGTGTCTTTCTCATACA
The DNA window shown above is from Bacteroides faecium and carries:
- a CDS encoding DUF4832 domain-containing protein, producing the protein MKKNWMYGSVMAALFALAASGCADSQRTVEFRGICVDDLHGENGLYNPGRGFRLETAVDVLYEKDTPTKELVELSEKYVADSVSLSQSYFYLTYLIGEKLSEENFQTMQTYFDELQKQGKKAVLRFAYERDFMGRAATGPTGEQILEHLDQLKPFLEKNKDLILVMQAGMIGAWGEWHSSIQGLENSEETKAAVLEKLLSVVPEERNVQVRLPEFKNLLKDKPELYKRLSFHDDFIVIRPDRWDADMHEGTAKFDQIVKESPYLVVDGELPWGFWSVGADPDSPSAGWIIDGLQAARRLFLQHYTSLSIIHNYKEQHPNNRFDENNPPEYSMIVWKKTMITEDSLRQHHMPVSDSYFQKQDGTKVKRNMFDYIRDHLGYRIELQSLQLPSELQTGKENLLQLNLVNRGFATVFGEHPVYFVLIDDKGEVTEFPTEANPLDWQPFQPGDTTYTPLTHSVDLSLQLPESVPAGKYKLGLWIPDGSERLKYNFRYAIRCANGDTVWAVSKDGKYGVNVLTAVEVK
- a CDS encoding metallophosphoesterase, whose product is MKVKSLFILLLFSICTVIQAQIADYSIFDKKFNFYIANDLGRNGYYDQKPIAEQMGTMAEEIGPEFVLATGDIHHFEGVRSVNDPLWMTNYELIYSHPELMIDWFPVLGNHEYRGNTQAVLDYTNVSRRWSMPARYYTKAFEEKGATIRIIWLDTAPLIDKYRNETDQYPDACKQDASEQLAWLDSVLTNAKEDWIIVAGHHPIYAYTPKDESERLDMQKRVDSILRKHKVDMYICGHIHNFQHIRVSGSDIDYIVNSAGSLARKVEPIEGTKFCSPEPGFSVCSIDKKELNLRMIDKKGNVLYTVTRKK
- a CDS encoding ATP-binding protein — encoded protein: MKICRDIIERLKQWKDSENRKPILLKGARQTGKTWIMSEFGKECFEYVAEFNFDKTEELNSIFEKTKDINRILKELMLFTEVPIEPGKTLIIFDEIQMCEGALNSLKYFCEDAPQYHVIAAGSLLGVAIRRKKMSVPVGKVQILKMFPVTFKEFLLASDERTYQYVDTLSSLEALPEIILNKLELEYKRYLICGGMPEAVTALLENKGMQTVEDTLQNILDLYTLDFSKYASPVDIPRIDSLWSSLPSQLAKENRKFIYRIVKTGARAREYEDALLWLEEAGLIYRIFNVSKPGLPLSAYQDLSAFKVYACDCGLLRRLAKLSPEVILSGNYSYTEFKGALTENAILQSLVSGNNDVMPYYWSSENRAEVDFVLQFPTMVVPVEVKSDTRISGKSLSVYTNKFNPPFRIRFSMNNLKENDGLLSCPIPLTDWLYKIINLMTTGKNK
- a CDS encoding calcium/sodium antiporter — its product is MNILFLIGGLILILLGANGLTDGSASVAKRFRIPPIVIGLTIVAFGTSAPELTVSVSSALKGSADIAIGNVVGSNIFNTLMIVGCTALFAPIVITRNTLRKEIPLCILSSIVLLVCANDVFLDKASENILNRVDGLLLLCFFAIFMGYTFAIARTPSTPVAGDAQHPAPPAEEDEIKLLPWWKSTLYILGGLAALIYGGQLFVNGATGIARNLGVSESIIGLTLVAAGTSLPELATSIVAALKKNPEIAIGNVIGSNLFNIFFVLGCSASITPLRLSGITNFDLFTLVGSCILLWFFGLFFAKRTITRIEGSIMILCYVAYTVVLIYNT
- a CDS encoding mechanosensitive ion channel family protein, translated to MEINRIKRLVLVLLVSSFAMGAQAQLEQAVKKIFAGDTIAETHPALKRDSDSAYVAGLQKTLEESRLNEANMRMEMEQMKLQMATADSVKYAQQRQRIDSLRQFTKGIPVVADGDTLFYLFTKRGGYTPQQRAQMTGAAVEELGKRFNLRPDSVSIDHSDIVSDLMYGNKVLLSLTDQDALWEGVSRDSLAKERRENVVSKLHEMKAEHSIWRMAKRILYFVLVIVGQYLLFRLTNWLFHKLKARILRLKDTKIKPVSIQGYELLDTQKQANLLVFLASVGRYILMALQLLFTVPLIFIIFPQTEGLAYRLLGYIWNPIRGIFVSIVDYIPKLFTIIVIWYAVKYLVRLVLYLAREVEAGRLKFNGFYPDWAMPTFHIIRFLLYAFMIAMIYPYLPGASSGVFQGISVFVGLIVSLGSSTVIGNIIAGLVITYMRPFKMGDRIKLNDTIGNIIEKTPLVTRIRTPKNEVVTVPNSFIMSSHTVNYSTSAREYGLIIHTEVSIGYDVPWRRVNPLLIEAALNTPGVVDDPRPFVLETSLSDWYPVYQINAYIKDANRMSQIYSDLYQNIQDKFNEAGIEIMSPHYMAVRDGNETTTPKDDLSRSKSSDTAEKA
- a CDS encoding TonB-dependent receptor, whose amino-acid sequence is MKRLLKLLSFALLMMSTSGSTFAEERVNVVKQGTIRGRIVDTSKQILPGASIYIENLKTGVTSDVNGYYTFANLTPGTYTVKVSYVGYSPVEMKITIPAGKTLEKDVVLNEGLELQEVVVGGAFQGQRRAINSQKNQLGITNIVSADQVGKFPDSNIGDALKRISGINVQYDQGEARFGQVRGTSADLSSVTINGNRVPSAEGDTRNVQLDLIPSDMIQTIEVNKVVTPDMDGDAIGGSINLITKNSPYKRTIAATAGSGYNWISEKAQLNLGFTYGDRFFHDKLGVILSASYQNAPSGSDDVEFVWGQDSEGTLCLTDYQIRQYYVTRERQSYSAAFDWDINANHKLTFKGIFNNRNDWENRYRLTLKDLNKDVNKKKEGAIADNNASVRLQTKAGSSNNRNARLERQRTMDFTLGGEHLFGKLSMDWNASYARASEERPNERYLGYELKKQKFDIDLNDIRRPFATAQEGSTLVLNEDFKLQELTEQQEDIVEEDLKFSMNFKLPLAKGFYSNKLRFGGKIVSKSKDKDLEFYEYEPTADNENAFKENSFAHVTEQSRKGYMPGEKYKAGSFISKEYTGGLDLNNSNLFTKTENLEELAGEYKAKETVTAGYIRFDQNFGKKLSAMAGIRIEHTHLKYNGRKLTLDADGDPESLTVTPDAKDNYLNILPSILLKYDVSDDFKIRGSFTETLSRPKYSALIPNVNINNKDNELTLGNPELKPTTSFNFDLSADYYFKSVGLVSLGIFYKDINDFIVTQTSRGYEYEGNSYDKFMQPKNAGDANLLGVEIGYQRDFGFIAPALKCIGFYGNYTYTHSKVNNFNFEGRENEKDLRLPGSPEHTANASLYFEKAGLNIRLSYNFASDFIDEMGESSFYDRYYDKVDYMDLNASYTFGKKLKTTFYAEANNLLNQPLRYYQGTKDRTMQSEHYGVKINAGVKINF